CAGTTCGAGCACGAATTCGCGCGCTTCGCGTTCCTCGGCGCGCACGCGGGGCAGGCCGAGCACCGCCCCGGCCGCGCCGGAGGAGAGATGCGTGTGCTGGCCGATCAGCACGTTTTCCATCACCGTGAGGTTGGGGAACAGGCGGATGTTCTGGAAGGTGCGGGCGACGCCGGCGCGCAGCACCTGGTCTGGCCGCAGGCCAAGCAGGTCGCGCCCGGCGAAGCGCACTACGCCGGCGGAGGGTTTCACGAGGCCGGTGATGCTGTTGAACAGGGTGGATTTGCCCGAGCCATTCGGCCCGATCACGGCGACGATGCTGCCGGGCGGGACATCGAGCGAGACCGATTTCAGCGCGGTCAGCCCGCCGAATTTCACGGTGAGGTCGCGGATTTCGAGCGCGGCGGGCCGTGCGTCGGCGGTGGTTTCGGCGAGCCCGGCGCGCAGCCTGGCCACGGCCGGGGCGGCGCCGCGGGAGACGGCGGCGTCCTGCTGCTCATAGCTCAGCCGCACCTCGTTCCGGCCGACCGGAACGAGGCCGTCGCGCCGGTAGAGCATCATGGTCACCAGAATGATGCCGAAGATTAGTTCCGAGGCCGAGGTGAGCTCGAGATTTTGCAGGAAAGGCGAATGGATCGCGTTGCCGAGCCCCTGCACCCAGCCGGACAGGGCGGGCAGGAACCAGGCCTGCAGCAGTTCTAGCAGCACCGCGCCGAGAATGGCGCCCCAGACGCTCGCGAGGCCGCCAAGCACGATCATCACCAGCACCATGATCGAGACCGGCAGGTCGAACATGTCCGGCGTCGCGGTCTGCAGCTTGGCGATGTAGAACGTGCCGGTCATGCCGGCGAACCCGGCGCCCATGGCGAAGGCGAGCAGCTTCAGCCGCGTGGTGTGCACGCCCATTGCGCTGGCGGCGATCTCGTCCTCGCGCACCGCCATCCAGGCCCGGCCGATCCGCGAGGGTTTCAGCCGCAGCGAGATGAAGAGCAGCAGCAGCACGAGGCCAAGGCCGACGTAATAATAAGGTGTCGCGTTAATGCCGAAGCGGTAGCCGAACAGCACCGGCGGGCCGACGCCGTTCAGCCCCTCGGCGCCGTTGGTGAGCGAGGACCAGTTGCGCGCGACGATCGGCACGATCTCGCCGAAGCCGAGGGTGACGATGGCGAGATAGTCGCCCTTCAGCCGCAGGGTCGGCGCGCCGAACGCCATGCCGAAACAGGCGGCGATGACGGCGGAGGCCGGCAGCATCAGCCAGAAGGGGAAGGTGAAATGCACCGTCGCCGCCGCACCCGCGCCGAGTTTCGCGACGAAGCCGATCGCTGCGAGCGGCGCCCAGGCCGCGCTCCAGTGCGGGTGGAGCTGGAACGAGTTCAGGATGCCATAGGCATAGGCGCCAATGGCGAAGAACGCGGCGTAGCCGAGATCGAGCAGGCCGGTGAAACCGACCACGATGTTCAGCCCGAGCGCCAGTGCGGCATAGGCGCAGCTATTGGCCGCGACGTCGATATTCGCCTGGCCGATGCCGAGGAAGGGCAGCAGCAGAAGCACCATCAGCAGGGCGGCGAACAGCGCCTGGCGCTGGCGGGGCGAGAGCAGGGCGAGGCGCTTCATCGCCGCCTACGAGCGGTTGGGCGCCTGCGCGCCGAGCAGGCCGGCCGGGCGGAAGACCAGCGTGAGGATCAGGATCGAGAAGATGATCACATCGGCCCATTTCGCGGCGATGTACTGGCTGCCGATCGTCTCGATCAGGCCGATGAGGAGGCCGCCGACCATCGCCCCCGGCACGTTGCCGATGCCGCCGAGCACGGCGGCGGTAAAGGCGCGCAGACCCGCGGTGTAGCCGATGCTGTACTGGGTGAAATTGTAGTACAGGCCAAAGATCATCCCGGCGGCGCCGGCCAGGGCGGAGCCGGCGAAGAAGGCGATCATCACCACCTGATCGACCTCCACACCCATCATCCGCGCGGCCTCGGCATCCTGGGCGACGGCGCGCATCGCCTTGCCGAGGCGCGAACGCCTGACGAACAGGTTCAGCCCCCACATCAGCACTGCCGCGACGATCCAGATGATCACCGCCTTGAGGCGGATCGTCACCCCGCCGAGATGGTAGTCGATGCTCGGCATCGGGTCGGGGTAGTTCAGCGCCTGGGCGTTGGTCAGCAGCAGCACGACGTTGAACAGGATGTAGGAGACGCCGATCGTGGTGATCATCGCCATCGGCCCGCGCACGTTGCGCATCGGCCGCAGCGTGTAGCGCTCGATCGCGACGCCGAGCACGCCGGAGGTCACCATCGTCACCGCGAGGGCGGCGAGCAGCGAGAGCACCAGCGGGGCGCCGTGCAGCACCACCGCCTGGCCCTGCAGGCCGAACCATTGCAGCACGATGAGGCCAACGAACGCTCCCACCATGAAGACGTTGAAATGCGCGAAATTGATCAGCTCGAGAATGCCGTAGACAAGGGTGAACCCGAGTGCCAGCAGCGCGTACATCGCCCCCAGGCTCAGCCCGTTGACGAGCTGCTGGAGAAAAACCGCCATTCCGGTCATGGGCGCCGCGTCAGTGCTGCGGCGCCACGCCGACGTATCGCATCTGCTTGTTCAGGTCCCCGAGCGGGGCGGACTTGTCCTGGTGGAACTGGAACACGGCAACGATGTGGCTGGTCATGTCGCCATACTTGTCGAAGCTGATCGGCCCCTGCAAGCCGTTGACATGCACGGTCGCGATCGCGTCGCGGACATTGGCGGCGGTGAGCGGCTTTCCTGCCTTCTGTACCGCCTTGATGCCGGCGATGGCGACGAGGGCGGCGTCATAGGCGGTGATGGCGTAGTCGTCCGGCGCGACGCCGTAGGTTTTCGTATAAAGCTTGACCCAGTTCGCCAGCTTCGGGTCATCGACCACATGCGGCGAGGCATTGGTGCCATACCAGCCCTCGGCGGCGGGGAAACCGGCGGCCGTCATCATTTCGGGGCTCAGGATGCCGTCGCCGCCGCCTTTGATCACGTGCGGAATGATCTGGTAGCTCTGCTTCACCAGCTTCACGCCGGCCTGCATCGTGCCGCCGTAATAGAGCGAGGCGGTCTTGGTCGCGGCAATCTTGGTGAGCACGGCGGAATAGTCGGCGGCCTTGGGGTCGAGCCGGTCGCGGCCGAGGACCTTGATGCCCTTCTTCTTCGCCTGGGCTTCGAAGGCGTTGGCGAGGCCGACGCCGTAGGCGCCGCTGTCATCGAGGATGTAGACGCTCTTCACCTTCAGGACCTCGGCATAGAAATTCGCCATGTTCGGGCCCTGATAGGCATCGGTCGTCACGGTGCGGAAATAGATCGGCTTGCCGCCCGGATCGAACTCGCCGGCATAGGCCGGATTGGTGATGTCGGGCGCGGTGGACGAGGGGGTGATGGTCGCGAGATTGGCCATCGAGAGGATTGGCGCCATCGCCTTGCCGGAGCCGCTCATCTCGGGGCCGACATTGGCAAGCACCGTGCGCGTGCCGGCCAGTTTGCGCGCGTTGGTGGCGGCCTGGGCCGGGTCGTACTGGCCGGCAGTCGCGGTCGCGTTGTTCAGGATCATCGGCTCGAGGCGGATGTCGCCGAGTTCGCCGCTCTGGTTGGCGAGCTTGATGGCGAGCTGCGCGCCGTGAAGAATGAGGTGCGCGGCCTCGGCATCGGCGCCCGTCAGCGGCAGCGTAATCCCGATGTGATAGACCTTGTCCGCCGCCAGGGCGATGGGACTTGCTGAGGCGAGGATGAATGTTCCCGCCGCTCCACGCAGAGCTTTGCGCCTTGATAGTGCCATTGGTCCCGTCCTTCTTGCTTTTGTGAGATAGCTGCCATGCGCAAGGTAAACAGCTCGTGAGCGAAGGCAAGTGTTTTTTGGCTCCTCCACCGCGTCGCCGGCAACTGCCGCAAAAAAAATGGCGGCCACGAGGCCGCCAAGTTTAGGGAGGAAACGTCCAAGAAAGCAGACAAACGACTGATCGTTTGCTGCGTCGCACTATATGGCGGAATCGCTTTCCCGTTCAAGAATTTTGTGCGCCGCAGCATATGTATTTCATGAATATGTCTTATGCGGTGAGCAAAGGTTCAGCCGCCGATGGTTCCCCGCAAGCCGAAAAGGAAGTTCTGCCCCGGAATCTGCAATCCATTCACGGGTTCGAATGCCGAGTTGGTCAGGTTGCGACCGATCGCGAAGAGGGTGAGCGCGCGGCTGATCCGGTAGTTCACCGCGAGATTGACGATCGTGCCGGGCTGGGCGAGGCCGACGCCGCTCGGATTGCCGGAGGTGATCGGATAGCCGGAATTGGCGTAGAGGAAATCCGAGAAGCGGCCGACATAGCGGATGGCGGGCTCGATCGACAGCGCCGGGATCGGGCGGATCGAGAGGGTGAGCGATCCGGCGTTTTCCGGCCGACGCAGGAGGGCGGTGCCGGTCGCAGCATCGCGGGCGATGGTGCGCGTATAGTCGATCTGGCCGGAGAGCCAGGAGGCCGGCGCGAAGCCGATGCCCGCCTCGATGCCGTGAATCCGGGCGCGGGCGACGTTTTCCTCCGTGCTGGTGCCGTCAGGCAGGGAGGTGTACTCGAACAGGTTCGAGATGTCCTGGTGGAAATAGCTCATCCGCAGCGTAACCGCTTCGGGCATGCCGAAGGCGGGCAGCACGGTCTCGAAACCGAACCGGTAGCCGACCGAGTGTTCGGGGTGGAGGTTCGGGTTGCCGTGATATCCGTAACTGTCGATGCCGTGCAGGTCGTAGAGCGAGGGGGCGAGAAAGCCGCTGCCCGCCGAGGCTTTCAGCCGCGTGTCGATTGCGGGTACGGCGAGCACGAGGCCGCCGCGCTCCGTCACCACGGTGCCGTAGCCGCTGACCGAATCCGCACGGACAGCGCCCTGCACCGACAGGCGGCGCGCTATGGTGGCCTGCGCGCCGAAATGCCCCGCGGTGGTGGATTGCGAGGCAGCGAGGCTCTGGAGGTAGGGATAGCCGCCAAAGCTGGCGTTGTAGTTTTCGACCGCCGTATCGTGTGTGGTCTCGATGCCGGCGACGAGCGTCGGGTCGGTCATCGGGCCAAAATCCGGCAGGCGGATCACGTTGTTCCACTGGATCACAGTGCGATCGCCGCGATAGCCGCTGTCGCCGGCGAACTGGTTGGGGTCGGCGGGATCGAGCAAAGTCAGGTAGCGGCGGTCGTCCTGGATGTGGGCGATGTCGAGTTCGGTGATCAGCCGGTTGTCGAACAGGTGCGACTTCACGCCGAAGCGGAAAAAGACATTCGAATCGAAGCTGTTTTCATAGGGATCGTCGAAGATCGGATAGCCGAGATCGGGATATTGGCTCCCGGTCTGCCGCGCGCGGACGATCAGCGAGATCCGCGTGCCGGCGACCGGCGTGTAGCCGAAATTGACGGCGCCGAGCTTGTAGCGGAACGGATCGCGATGCGCGGCGTAGACGGCGAGGCGCCGCGCCGTCGCGTCGAACCCTGCCTGTTCGATGAGGGAGCCGGTGATCGCGTAGTCGAACCTGCCGCTCCGGCCGGAGAGTGTGACGCTGCCTTCGCCCTGGCCGGGAAAGCCGCCGGCGAGGTCGTAATCGACATGCGGCGCGCCGTGCCCGCGCTTGCTGATCAGGTTGATGACGCCGCCGATCGCGCCCGAGCCGTAGAGGCTGGACATCGGGCCGCGGACCACCACGATCCGCGCGATATCGCCGATGCCGGAATTGCCGAAATTGAACGCGCCGTTGGCCACCGAGGGATCGTTCACCGGCACGCCGTCGCGCAGCACCAGCACGTCTTCGGAATTCGTGCCGTCGATGAAGACGGAGGTCTGCGCGCCCGGCCCACCCGATTGCACGACGTTCAGGCCGGGAACCGCCTCGAGCGCCTGGGCCAGGGTCGTCACGCCGCGCCGGCGAAGTTGCGCCGCCGTGATGACCGTGACCGATGCGGGGGTGTCGGCAATGGGTGTCCGCACATAGGAGGCGGTGACGGTCTCGATCGGCACGGTGCCGGCGGGAAGCCGTGCGCTCTGGGCGCGGGCGCCGACGAGCGTCCCGCACAAAGCGAGGGGGACGAAAAAGATGTGTCGCGCGAACTCGCGCATGGAAAAACTCCGGTCCGGCACCCGGCGAGGCGGGTGTTGCCATCAGGGCGACCGAAGGCTTCGGGACTTCACCCTTCGCACCCGGTTCACCCCGCCCGGACGCGCGCGCATGGTCTCGGAACCGGCCGGTCTCCTGGCTCGCGGGTCATGGGCGCGTTCGGCCTTCTCGCGGACGGTCTGCGCCGCCTCGCAATGGCCGGGATGAACGCGCCTCGCCGCTCACAGTTGCGGGGGCAGCCGCAGCCGGGGCACGATCTCGCCCTTCTGCGTTCCCGTTTCAGCCCTTGCGGGCCACCGATTCCTATCCAAATCATTATGCCGCCGGATCGGGCGGCGCAAGCGCGCCGGCTTAGCCGAGGCCGAGCAGGCCGGGCAGGGCCGAGAGATCGCTGATCGCCGCATCGGGCGCGCCAGGCAGCCGCTCCGCCGGCTGCCGCGCCCGGTTGCACCAGGCGACGCGGAAGCCGAAGGCCGAGGCGCCGTAGGCATCCCAGCCATTCGAGGAGACGAAGCAGACTTCCTTGCGCTGGACCCCGAGCCGCGCCGGCACCAACTGGTAGACGCGCGGATCGGTCTTGAACACGCCGACCGCCTCGACCGACAGCACATGGTCGAGCACGTCGCCGAGCCCGGCATGGGCAATGGCGGCGGCGAGCATCGCCGGTGTGCCGTTCGAGAGTATCGCCGTGGTGATTCCCTTCGCTTTCAGCGTGCCCAGCGTCGCCTTCACCTCGGGATATGCCGAGACGATGCGGTAGAGTGCGAGCAGCGACTCGCGCCGCTTCGGGTCGGCGAGGCCGGTCGCCTCCAGTGCGAAATCGAGCGCGTCGGCGGTGACGGTCTCGAAATCGGTATAGAGGTTCTGCAGGCTGCGCAGCCAGGTGTATTGCAGCTGCTTGTCGCGCCAGAGCGTCACCAGCGCCGCGCGGCGGTCATCCGGCACATCCGGACAGCGGGCGACGGCGGAGCCGAAATCGAAGAGCGTGCCATAGGCGTCGAACACGCAGGCGCGGATACCCTGGATTGCAGACATCGAGTTCCTCCCGTTCAGGCGGCGGCCGGCAGACTGCGGGCCAGACCGTCATAAGCGTCGAACATGCGGTCGCACCAAGCGTTCAGCGTGTCATCCTCGGCGAGGATCTTCACCGGGGTCGAGGCGTGGGCCCAGAGGAAGGCGCTGAAGGCGACATGGTCGGCGTAGTTCGGCGCGTCGCCGGCGAGGAATTTCTGATCCGCCAGCGTGCTGCGCAGCGGGCGCAATGTGGCGCGGAGGGCGGCGATATTCTCGTCGCGCGCCGCCCGCAACGCGCCGACCGTGGTGCCGAAGGCCGCCTCGCGCGTCGACCGGAAATAGTCGCGGTCGCCCTCATGCAGGATGTCGACAAGGTCGGGCAGTACCACCTTCGCGATCGCAGGATGCACTGCCTCGCTGGTCCACTGGTTGACGAAGCGGGCGAGGCCGCGGCCGGCAGCGCCGCCGAACAGGCTCGGCCGGTCAGGATAGGTGTCCTCGAGGTAAATCGCGATGGCCCAGCTGTCGTGCACGTGGCGGGTGCCGTCGACCAGCACGGGCACCTTGCCCTGGCCGGAGAAGGCGATGGCGTCCTTCTCCATGAAGCGCCAGACCACGGTCTCGCAGGGCAGGCCCTTGTGCGCCAGCGCGAAGCGGGTGCGCCAGCAATTCGGGCTGAACCGGACGCGTTCGTCGGCGCCGGCGAGATCGTAGAGCTTCAGGGGTTCACGCATCAGGGTCTCCTTGCCCGCGGGCCGAACGAGTGCGCCCGCGTGTCGCGGATACGGTCGGCGTGTTGTTGATCGTCTGCGCCAGATCGCAGGCGCGCCGCGCGGCGATTGCCGTGAACCGGCGCTTCAGGTTGGGAAAATCGTCGTGGGAGTGCCGATGCCGCGCTCGCGGCTCGATCCGGAAATCGAGCCCGGCCTCTTCGTGCAGGATCACGGTCTGGCGGCCGTTCGGCGTGGTCCGGCAGTGAA
This genomic interval from Acidiphilium multivorum AIU301 contains the following:
- a CDS encoding branched-chain amino acid ABC transporter permease; amino-acid sequence: MTGMAVFLQQLVNGLSLGAMYALLALGFTLVYGILELINFAHFNVFMVGAFVGLIVLQWFGLQGQAVVLHGAPLVLSLLAALAVTMVTSGVLGVAIERYTLRPMRNVRGPMAMITTIGVSYILFNVVLLLTNAQALNYPDPMPSIDYHLGGVTIRLKAVIIWIVAAVLMWGLNLFVRRSRLGKAMRAVAQDAEAARMMGVEVDQVVMIAFFAGSALAGAAGMIFGLYYNFTQYSIGYTAGLRAFTAAVLGGIGNVPGAMVGGLLIGLIETIGSQYIAAKWADVIIFSILILTLVFRPAGLLGAQAPNRS
- a CDS encoding branched-chain amino acid ABC transporter substrate-binding protein, giving the protein MALSRRKALRGAAGTFILASASPIALAADKVYHIGITLPLTGADAEAAHLILHGAQLAIKLANQSGELGDIRLEPMILNNATATAGQYDPAQAATNARKLAGTRTVLANVGPEMSGSGKAMAPILSMANLATITPSSTAPDITNPAYAGEFDPGGKPIYFRTVTTDAYQGPNMANFYAEVLKVKSVYILDDSGAYGVGLANAFEAQAKKKGIKVLGRDRLDPKAADYSAVLTKIAATKTASLYYGGTMQAGVKLVKQSYQIIPHVIKGGGDGILSPEMMTAAGFPAAEGWYGTNASPHVVDDPKLANWVKLYTKTYGVAPDDYAITAYDAALVAIAGIKAVQKAGKPLTAANVRDAIATVHVNGLQGPISFDKYGDMTSHIVAVFQFHQDKSAPLGDLNKQMRYVGVAPQH
- a CDS encoding haloacid dehalogenase type II, coding for MSAIQGIRACVFDAYGTLFDFGSAVARCPDVPDDRRAALVTLWRDKQLQYTWLRSLQNLYTDFETVTADALDFALEATGLADPKRRESLLALYRIVSAYPEVKATLGTLKAKGITTAILSNGTPAMLAAAIAHAGLGDVLDHVLSVEAVGVFKTDPRVYQLVPARLGVQRKEVCFVSSNGWDAYGASAFGFRVAWCNRARQPAERLPGAPDAAISDLSALPGLLGLG
- a CDS encoding glutathione S-transferase family protein, whose product is MREPLKLYDLAGADERVRFSPNCWRTRFALAHKGLPCETVVWRFMEKDAIAFSGQGKVPVLVDGTRHVHDSWAIAIYLEDTYPDRPSLFGGAAGRGLARFVNQWTSEAVHPAIAKVVLPDLVDILHEGDRDYFRSTREAAFGTTVGALRAARDENIAALRATLRPLRSTLADQKFLAGDAPNYADHVAFSAFLWAHASTPVKILAEDDTLNAWCDRMFDAYDGLARSLPAAA
- a CDS encoding TonB-dependent receptor plug domain-containing protein is translated as MREFARHIFFVPLALCGTLVGARAQSARLPAGTVPIETVTASYVRTPIADTPASVTVITAAQLRRRGVTTLAQALEAVPGLNVVQSGGPGAQTSVFIDGTNSEDVLVLRDGVPVNDPSVANGAFNFGNSGIGDIARIVVVRGPMSSLYGSGAIGGVINLISKRGHGAPHVDYDLAGGFPGQGEGSVTLSGRSGRFDYAITGSLIEQAGFDATARRLAVYAAHRDPFRYKLGAVNFGYTPVAGTRISLIVRARQTGSQYPDLGYPIFDDPYENSFDSNVFFRFGVKSHLFDNRLITELDIAHIQDDRRYLTLLDPADPNQFAGDSGYRGDRTVIQWNNVIRLPDFGPMTDPTLVAGIETTHDTAVENYNASFGGYPYLQSLAASQSTTAGHFGAQATIARRLSVQGAVRADSVSGYGTVVTERGGLVLAVPAIDTRLKASAGSGFLAPSLYDLHGIDSYGYHGNPNLHPEHSVGYRFGFETVLPAFGMPEAVTLRMSYFHQDISNLFEYTSLPDGTSTEENVARARIHGIEAGIGFAPASWLSGQIDYTRTIARDAATGTALLRRPENAGSLTLSIRPIPALSIEPAIRYVGRFSDFLYANSGYPITSGNPSGVGLAQPGTIVNLAVNYRISRALTLFAIGRNLTNSAFEPVNGLQIPGQNFLFGLRGTIGG
- a CDS encoding branched-chain amino acid ABC transporter ATP-binding protein/permease: MKRLALLSPRQRQALFAALLMVLLLLPFLGIGQANIDVAANSCAYAALALGLNIVVGFTGLLDLGYAAFFAIGAYAYGILNSFQLHPHWSAAWAPLAAIGFVAKLGAGAAATVHFTFPFWLMLPASAVIAACFGMAFGAPTLRLKGDYLAIVTLGFGEIVPIVARNWSSLTNGAEGLNGVGPPVLFGYRFGINATPYYYVGLGLVLLLLFISLRLKPSRIGRAWMAVREDEIAASAMGVHTTRLKLLAFAMGAGFAGMTGTFYIAKLQTATPDMFDLPVSIMVLVMIVLGGLASVWGAILGAVLLELLQAWFLPALSGWVQGLGNAIHSPFLQNLELTSASELIFGIILVTMMLYRRDGLVPVGRNEVRLSYEQQDAAVSRGAAPAVARLRAGLAETTADARPAALEIRDLTVKFGGLTALKSVSLDVPPGSIVAVIGPNGSGKSTLFNSITGLVKPSAGVVRFAGRDLLGLRPDQVLRAGVARTFQNIRLFPNLTVMENVLIGQHTHLSSGAAGAVLGLPRVRAEEREAREFVLELLAMFGNRLVPRIDQGVAQLSYANRRRVEIARALASRPRLLMLDEPTAGMNPAESLELAEQIAAFRDFGLTVLLVEHKLDVVTRLADNVIVLDHGEKLAEGRADEVRRNEAVIEAYIGRGVVDA